A part of Vulcanisaeta moutnovskia 768-28 genomic DNA contains:
- a CDS encoding DUF2848 domain-containing protein: MHRLNVTIEFKNGNERDIEIAVSDLVIFVWSGRTTDIIKKEVEELSRIGISGPKNIPEIYILQPYLVTTSNYIRKVSDLHSGEVEYVLLIKNEDEIYVSVGSDHTDREAERCSILAGKHMYPKIVARRAWPLKEVEDHWDDLILRSWILEDDKKTLYQEGTMKFLLTPEKLVDLIREVVPDLKNVVVFSGTIPLIKGQIKPSGYFEIELHDPVLNRSIDHYYWIE, encoded by the coding sequence ATGCATAGACTTAACGTAACTATAGAGTTCAAGAATGGTAACGAGAGAGATATTGAAATCGCTGTTAGTGATCTAGTGATCTTTGTCTGGTCTGGGAGGACTACGGACATTATTAAAAAGGAGGTTGAAGAGTTAAGTAGGATAGGCATTAGTGGGCCTAAGAACATACCTGAAATATACATATTACAGCCATACCTGGTAACCACGAGCAACTACATCAGGAAGGTTAGTGATTTACATAGTGGTGAGGTTGAGTATGTATTGTTGATTAAGAATGAGGATGAGATATATGTGTCTGTGGGAAGCGATCACACGGATAGGGAAGCAGAGAGGTGTAGCATACTTGCTGGTAAGCATATGTATCCAAAGATTGTCGCGAGGAGGGCTTGGCCGCTTAAGGAGGTTGAGGACCATTGGGATGACTTAATACTAAGGAGTTGGATACTTGAGGATGATAAGAAGACGCTTTATCAGGAGGGCACCATGAAGTTCCTACTAACACCAGAAAAACTGGTTGATTTGATACGTGAGGTTGTACCAGACCTAAAGAATGTCGTTGTTTTCTCGGGTACAATACCCCTAATAAAAGGCCAAATAAAGCCTAGTGGGTATTTCGAAATTGAGCTTCATGACCCAGTACTTAATAGGTCAATTGACCATTATTACTGGATTGAGTAA
- a CDS encoding 50S ribosomal protein L37ae, whose translation MPFSHTKIVGPTGRYGARYGMGVRRKVLQIEVKQRGRHRCPRCKSLVKMERIAFGIWRCPKCGYTFAGGAWIPQTIMGKTLATEAAAKQSTR comes from the coding sequence ATGCCGTTTAGCCATACAAAGATTGTAGGGCCAACTGGAAGGTATGGTGCTAGGTATGGAATGGGCGTTAGAAGGAAGGTTCTACAGATAGAGGTTAAGCAGAGGGGTAGGCATAGATGCCCAAGATGTAAGTCCCTGGTTAAAATGGAGAGGATAGCCTTCGGCATTTGGAGATGCCCTAAGTGTGGTTATACCTTCGCAGGTGGCGCCTGGATTCCGCAGACAATAATGGGTAAAACCCTGGCCACCGAAGCAGCGGCTAAACAAAGCACTAGATGA
- a CDS encoding Brix domain-containing protein, with product MRQFLNELEVVIPSVIKVNRGKLSIVEVAGKALSLGAMKILYIGSRGGNPGFMRFLRIKEGLIEVMPYFIKILGVKLLTDMQVSITHRRRVRSGIIVALREYTEIMDVLSEQLELPSVRIYDFESIRGMYDVIFLIHRANNEYEIQILNGMDLGPYGPFMKVSDVTYVRPRVIKFE from the coding sequence ATGAGACAATTTCTTAATGAGTTAGAGGTGGTTATTCCCAGCGTCATTAAGGTGAATAGGGGTAAGTTATCAATAGTTGAGGTTGCAGGTAAGGCATTGAGTTTAGGGGCCATGAAAATACTATATATTGGTTCGAGGGGTGGTAATCCTGGTTTCATGCGTTTTTTAAGAATTAAGGAAGGATTGATTGAGGTAATGCCGTACTTCATAAAAATACTTGGGGTTAAACTCCTCACTGATATGCAGGTTAGTATTACGCATAGACGAAGGGTACGGAGTGGAATTATCGTGGCCCTAAGGGAGTATACTGAGATAATGGATGTACTTAGTGAGCAACTTGAATTACCTAGCGTGAGAATTTACGATTTTGAGAGTATTAGGGGCATGTATGATGTGATCTTCCTAATTCATAGGGCTAATAATGAGTACGAGATTCAGATATTAAATGGTATGGACCTGGGTCCTTATGGTCCTTTCATGAAGGTTAGCGACGTGACTTATGTAAGGCCTAGGGTGATTAAGTTTGAATGA
- a CDS encoding CTAG/PCC1 family protein produces MRFSRGFVSVDVNDNNVIIVICARDLSSLRSLVSGVMKSLYLILKAEELD; encoded by the coding sequence ATGAGGTTTAGCAGGGGTTTTGTAAGTGTTGATGTTAATGATAATAATGTGATTATTGTTATTTGCGCCAGGGATTTATCAAGTTTAAGGAGTTTAGTCAGTGGGGTCATGAAATCACTATACTTAATATTAAAGGCTGAGGAACTTGACTAG